In a single window of the Tautonia rosea genome:
- a CDS encoding inorganic diphosphatase: MFSCLLLLGPVGDGPIHPFDYPQPSDFPGELFAVIEIPAGSMIKYEIDPEYGLPVVDRFQSMPVAYPANYGCFSQTLAGDDDPLDVLVFTRSPVVPGALIRVRPIGVLRSVDGGEQDDKIVAVPTSKIDPTYDEIETIDDLPALERQRLEAFFRVYKELPAGRKIVELNGFGNLDEALGIIREAGERYRSKAPSTVGALR, from the coding sequence GTGTTTTCGTGCCTGCTTCTTCTCGGTCCCGTCGGCGACGGACCGATCCATCCGTTTGACTACCCGCAGCCGAGCGACTTTCCCGGCGAGCTGTTCGCCGTGATCGAGATTCCGGCCGGGTCGATGATCAAGTATGAGATCGACCCCGAGTACGGCTTGCCCGTGGTCGACCGCTTCCAGTCGATGCCCGTGGCCTATCCGGCCAATTACGGCTGCTTCAGCCAGACCCTCGCGGGAGACGACGACCCGCTCGACGTGCTCGTCTTCACCCGCAGTCCGGTCGTGCCGGGAGCCTTGATCCGGGTCCGACCGATCGGCGTTCTCCGCAGCGTCGACGGCGGCGAGCAGGACGACAAGATCGTCGCCGTGCCGACTTCGAAGATCGACCCGACCTACGACGAGATCGAGACGATCGACGACCTCCCGGCCCTCGAACGCCAGCGGCTCGAAGCCTTCTTCCGCGTCTACAAGGAGCTGCCTGCCGGACGCAAGATCGTCGAGTTGAACGGCTTTGGCAACCTGGACGAGGCACTCGGCATCATTCGAGAGGCCGGCGAGCGCTACCGGTCGAAGGCCCCGAGCACCGTCGGAGCCTTGCGGTAA
- the rsmA gene encoding 16S rRNA (adenine(1518)-N(6)/adenine(1519)-N(6))-dimethyltransferase RsmA codes for MSTPRQTLTYLRHLFGHRGIAPNRRYGQNFLIDLNTHDLIARSADLAPEDVILEVGPGAGALTTLMAPKVSAVVTVEIDPAMAQLTREAVSGLPNVRVLQMDALSKKSVINPEVLDNVQAGLAVAPDRRLKLVANLPYNVATPIISNLLVHPELCPALMVVTIQRELADRMLAEPNTEMYGSLSVMVQALAHVEIVRILSPKVFWPQPKVESAIIKIVPDAEKRAAIPDLPWFHEVVRRVFTLRRKNLRGVLYSLWKPHWSGKPEVDTLLESIDLTGDVRAEAMNVTEFIDLAEALRARIGRNASELPDPSDTDSPSYDFHHRPDDDDGDGDGDGGGDDGGGGDG; via the coding sequence ATGTCCACCCCCCGCCAAACCCTCACCTACCTCCGCCACCTTTTCGGCCACCGCGGCATCGCCCCCAACCGTCGGTACGGCCAAAATTTCCTGATCGACCTGAACACCCACGACCTGATCGCCCGCTCTGCCGACCTCGCTCCCGAGGATGTCATCCTTGAGGTCGGTCCCGGTGCCGGTGCCCTGACCACCCTGATGGCCCCCAAGGTCTCCGCCGTCGTCACGGTCGAGATCGACCCCGCCATGGCCCAGCTCACCCGCGAGGCCGTCTCGGGCCTGCCCAATGTCCGCGTCTTGCAAATGGATGCTCTCTCGAAAAAATCGGTGATCAATCCCGAAGTCCTCGACAACGTCCAGGCCGGTCTCGCCGTTGCTCCCGATCGCCGCCTGAAGCTCGTGGCCAACCTGCCGTACAACGTGGCGACCCCCATCATCAGCAACCTCCTTGTTCATCCCGAGCTCTGCCCGGCCCTGATGGTCGTCACCATTCAGCGCGAGCTGGCCGATCGCATGCTCGCCGAACCGAATACCGAGATGTACGGCTCCCTCTCCGTCATGGTCCAGGCTCTGGCCCATGTCGAGATCGTCCGCATCCTCTCCCCCAAGGTCTTCTGGCCCCAGCCGAAGGTCGAGTCGGCCATCATCAAGATCGTCCCCGATGCCGAGAAACGCGCCGCCATCCCCGACCTCCCCTGGTTCCACGAGGTCGTCCGCCGCGTCTTCACCCTGCGACGCAAAAACCTCCGAGGCGTCCTCTACAGCCTCTGGAAACCCCACTGGTCCGGCAAACCCGAGGTCGACACCCTGCTCGAATCCATCGACCTGACCGGCGACGTCCGTGCCGAAGCTATGAACGTCACCGAATTCATCGATCTTGCCGAGGCCCTCCGCGCCCGGATCGGCCGCAATGCCTCCGAACTGCCCGACCCCTCCGACACCGATTCCCCCTCCTACGACTTCCACCACCGCCCCGACGATGACGACGGCGATGGCGATGGTGACGGCGGCGGCGACGACGGTGGTGGGGGCGACGGGTGA
- a CDS encoding SdpI family protein has translation MSPVLVGQVLFGVVGALMVALGLPLWRRRVRPNHLYGLRSPETLGDEVVWYQANAVSGLIQVGAGVILLGLALALPRVSGLSAEWYVMICLGWLLTSVVGMCLVLPSIARRMARRRSSLGDLGGSGLGDRSPLPRPDQRSCSEPDVQSVG, from the coding sequence ATGTCCCCCGTTCTTGTCGGCCAGGTGCTCTTCGGGGTCGTCGGCGCGCTGATGGTGGCACTGGGACTGCCGCTCTGGCGGCGACGGGTGCGGCCGAACCACCTGTACGGGCTGCGGAGCCCGGAAACCCTCGGAGACGAGGTGGTCTGGTATCAGGCGAATGCCGTGTCGGGACTCATTCAGGTGGGGGCGGGGGTCATCCTGCTCGGTCTGGCCCTGGCCTTGCCCCGCGTCTCCGGCCTCTCGGCCGAGTGGTACGTGATGATCTGCCTCGGCTGGCTCCTGACGAGCGTGGTAGGGATGTGTCTGGTGTTGCCCTCGATCGCCCGTCGGATGGCCAGGCGTCGATCGTCGCTCGGCGACCTGGGGGGAAGCGGCCTCGGGGACCGTTCCCCCTTACCCCGCCCTGACCAGCGTTCATGTTCTGAACCTGATGTTCAATCGGTCGGCTGA
- a CDS encoding VWA domain-containing protein, whose amino-acid sequence MTLDLGNGRRLFLAVGDDAWIWITAGAVTLGLLLALSRYERRLVPRHTGWILLALRIAAALALVVALLEPIAARSWTERIEGRLIVGVDVSASMDTTDARRPPDQADLLRNAPGLAPPADDATLPPTRLATASRILRGDALAELDRSFAVEAYRFARSTTPAERDALARSIDSGEPLTDAPDDRLATDWSTVLERALANDTSTPVLGVVLLTDGLRNAPPREVRPRSDALADRLARAGVPVFPVLIGSTIPPRDAAITAIQAPESTFSGDSLSINVEVKADGFGPGADIPVLLDVPGLGTLRQVVPASPDGSRPVASFRVTLEDPGAVELVATVEPPEPPDERPENNRRSATVVVTDEPARVLLVDAEARWEFRYLRAALDRDRRVEVVPILLAPPPPSGASEPTFASALPPAPPEDSGDPDPLTDFEVILLGDLPPSLTSDVFWKRLHAYVSDHGGTLILTSGPRSWPSAWQTNDLARALLPVLNPRLLPIDPLALDPDRATLPPGIPVVPADEAAASPTDWPMLQFAADPAASRAAWQGLAPLTWVLAGQAKPGAVPLLVPDRPDDTSSTDAVMAAHPYGLGKVLWIGTDGTWRWRLRVGDAYHHRFWGQVIRWAAAANPPTGNRLVRFGPDRPTVPSDTPFPLFARFSSDVPNLGPDLIAAARIFHAPPANPDAPPANPNPNSSPPSDPIALVPLHPSPDRPGTFEALSPALPPGRYRALLDAPSLSPFFTSSGLPTPETTFTVSPEPTTELLDLASDPTLLSSLSSTTGGQLLPDFSAGQLPSLLRSQTLSRTLTAETPLWDTPLGLIAFFSLLTAEWLLRKRAGLP is encoded by the coding sequence GTGACGCTCGACCTCGGCAATGGTCGGCGGCTGTTCCTGGCCGTGGGCGATGACGCGTGGATCTGGATCACCGCCGGGGCCGTCACGCTCGGCTTGCTCCTGGCCCTCTCGCGGTACGAGCGCCGCCTCGTCCCCCGCCACACCGGATGGATCCTGCTTGCCCTGAGAATCGCCGCCGCCCTGGCCCTGGTGGTTGCCCTGCTCGAACCCATCGCCGCGCGCTCATGGACCGAACGCATCGAGGGCCGCCTGATCGTCGGTGTGGACGTGTCGGCAAGTATGGACACCACCGATGCTCGCCGCCCTCCCGACCAGGCCGACCTCCTCCGCAACGCCCCCGGCCTTGCTCCCCCGGCCGACGACGCCACGCTCCCCCCCACGCGCCTCGCCACCGCGTCTCGCATCCTCCGGGGCGACGCCCTCGCCGAACTCGATCGCTCGTTCGCCGTCGAGGCCTACCGATTCGCCCGCTCGACCACTCCCGCCGAACGCGACGCCCTGGCCCGATCGATCGACTCGGGCGAACCCCTCACCGACGCCCCCGACGACCGCCTCGCCACCGATTGGTCCACCGTCCTCGAACGCGCTCTTGCCAACGACACCTCCACACCCGTCCTCGGTGTCGTCCTCCTGACCGACGGCCTCCGCAACGCCCCTCCCCGGGAGGTGCGTCCTCGATCCGACGCCCTCGCCGATCGCCTCGCCCGCGCCGGCGTCCCCGTCTTCCCCGTCCTCATCGGCTCGACCATCCCCCCCCGAGACGCCGCGATCACTGCCATCCAGGCCCCCGAATCCACCTTCTCCGGCGATTCGCTTTCCATCAACGTCGAAGTGAAAGCCGATGGGTTCGGCCCCGGGGCCGACATTCCCGTTCTCCTCGACGTACCCGGCCTCGGCACCCTCCGCCAGGTCGTCCCTGCCAGTCCCGACGGTTCCCGACCCGTCGCCTCCTTTCGCGTGACGCTCGAAGACCCAGGAGCCGTTGAACTCGTCGCCACCGTCGAGCCCCCCGAACCCCCAGACGAACGCCCCGAGAACAACCGGCGCTCCGCCACCGTTGTCGTCACCGACGAACCCGCCCGCGTCCTCCTCGTCGATGCCGAGGCCCGCTGGGAGTTCCGCTACCTCCGCGCTGCCCTCGACCGCGACCGCCGCGTCGAGGTCGTTCCCATTCTCCTTGCCCCGCCTCCCCCCTCGGGAGCCTCCGAACCAACCTTCGCCAGCGCCTTGCCGCCCGCCCCCCCCGAAGATTCCGGCGATCCCGACCCCCTCACCGATTTTGAGGTGATCCTCCTCGGCGATCTCCCCCCCTCATTGACGTCCGATGTTTTCTGGAAGCGCTTGCATGCCTATGTCTCCGACCACGGCGGCACGCTCATCCTGACCTCCGGCCCTCGCTCCTGGCCCTCGGCCTGGCAAACCAACGACCTGGCCCGCGCGCTCCTTCCGGTGCTCAACCCCCGCCTCCTGCCCATCGACCCGCTCGCCCTCGACCCCGACCGCGCCACCTTGCCCCCCGGCATCCCCGTCGTCCCCGCCGACGAGGCCGCCGCCTCCCCCACCGACTGGCCGATGCTCCAGTTCGCCGCCGATCCTGCCGCCAGCCGAGCCGCCTGGCAGGGGCTTGCCCCCCTCACCTGGGTCCTCGCCGGTCAGGCCAAGCCCGGAGCCGTTCCCTTACTCGTGCCCGATCGTCCCGACGATACGTCATCGACCGATGCCGTGATGGCTGCGCATCCGTACGGCCTGGGCAAGGTCCTCTGGATCGGCACCGACGGCACCTGGCGCTGGCGGCTCCGCGTCGGAGACGCCTACCACCACCGCTTCTGGGGCCAGGTGATTCGCTGGGCCGCCGCGGCCAACCCCCCCACCGGCAACCGCCTCGTCCGCTTCGGCCCCGACCGACCCACCGTCCCCTCCGACACCCCGTTCCCCCTCTTCGCCCGCTTCTCCAGCGATGTCCCCAACCTCGGCCCCGACCTCATCGCCGCCGCTCGCATCTTCCACGCCCCTCCTGCCAACCCCGACGCCCCTCCTGCCAACCCCAACCCCAACTCCTCCCCCCCGTCCGACCCGATCGCCCTCGTCCCCCTTCACCCCTCTCCCGACCGCCCCGGCACCTTCGAGGCCCTCTCCCCCGCCTTACCCCCCGGCCGCTACCGCGCCCTGCTCGACGCCCCCTCCCTCTCCCCGTTCTTCACCTCATCCGGCCTTCCTACCCCCGAGACTACCTTTACCGTCTCCCCCGAACCCACCACCGAACTGCTCGACCTCGCCTCCGATCCCACCCTCCTCTCCTCCCTCTCCTCCACCACCGGCGGCCAGCTCCTCCCCGACTTCTCCGCCGGCCAGCTCCCCTCTCTCCTCCGCTCCCAGACCCTCTCCCGCACCCTCACCGCCGAAACCCCCCTCTGGGACACCCCCCTCGGCCTCATCGCCTTCTTCTCGCTCCTCACCGCCGAATGGCTCCTCCGCAAGCGAGCAGGATTGCCCTGA
- a CDS encoding ThuA domain-containing protein: MTRSLSCLIATLTALLASPVVPNTLADDEQTKTVVFVAGKQSHGYGAHEHRAGCLLLAEALEAGMPGYETKVVTNGWPEDNAVFEGADAIVIYSDGAEGHPALPHRDFLDDLMKKGVGLACLHFAVEVPAGSPGGDDFLDWIGGYFELHWSVNPHWTPTFAELPDHPITRGVAPFGINDEWYYHMRFRPGMDGVTPILTAVPPESSLSRPDGDRSGNPEVRRAVAAGAPQHVAWAFERPDGGRGFGFTGGHVHWNWGDDNFRTIVLNALVWTAGGEVPEGGVPSSTPSQAQLEANQDEPKPAS, from the coding sequence ATGACACGCTCCCTCAGTTGCCTGATCGCCACGCTTACCGCCCTGCTGGCGTCACCGGTCGTTCCGAACACCCTCGCCGACGACGAGCAGACGAAGACGGTTGTCTTCGTCGCCGGCAAGCAGAGCCACGGTTACGGGGCCCATGAACACCGCGCGGGGTGTCTCTTGCTGGCCGAGGCCCTCGAAGCCGGGATGCCCGGCTACGAAACGAAGGTCGTCACCAACGGCTGGCCCGAGGACAACGCCGTCTTCGAGGGGGCCGACGCCATCGTGATTTACTCCGACGGCGCGGAGGGTCATCCGGCCCTGCCCCATCGCGACTTCCTCGACGACCTCATGAAGAAGGGGGTTGGCCTGGCCTGCCTGCATTTTGCGGTTGAGGTACCGGCCGGGTCGCCCGGAGGGGACGACTTCCTGGACTGGATTGGCGGCTACTTCGAGCTGCACTGGTCGGTCAACCCGCACTGGACCCCGACCTTCGCCGAGCTTCCCGACCACCCGATCACCCGAGGCGTCGCGCCCTTCGGCATCAACGACGAGTGGTATTACCACATGCGGTTCCGCCCGGGGATGGATGGGGTGACGCCGATCCTCACCGCCGTGCCGCCGGAGTCCTCCCTCTCCCGCCCCGACGGCGACCGCAGTGGCAACCCCGAGGTCCGCCGCGCGGTGGCCGCCGGAGCGCCCCAGCATGTCGCCTGGGCCTTCGAGCGTCCCGACGGCGGCCGAGGCTTCGGCTTTACCGGCGGCCACGTCCACTGGAACTGGGGGGACGACAACTTCCGCACGATCGTCCTCAACGCCCTCGTCTGGACCGCCGGCGGCGAGGTCCCCGAGGGGGGCGTCCCCAGTTCCACTCCCTCCCAGGCTCAGCTCGAAGCGAACCAGGACGAGCCCAAGCCGGCCTCCTGA
- a CDS encoding GxxExxY protein encodes MKGRRTIARRDAETQRRGEERRTRSGEIGERSEGRGESEGEQGMRANESSGMIVDVASAIDPGLGPGLLESVSEATMVDELKRRGLAVETQQGIPVIDDDEKFDLDFRADLIVDRLVLIELKSIEEVAPVHRMQLLTDLRLTGLRLGLLLNFNVALNKDGITRVVNGLHEPLSSPSFLLLSRLCVSARGPSPCPPPAKPSPTSATFSATAASPPTVGTAKIS; translated from the coding sequence ATGAAGGGGAGAAGAACGATCGCGCGCAGAGACGCGGAGACGCAGAGGAGAGGAGAAGAGAGAAGAACGAGAAGCGGAGAGATCGGAGAGCGGTCAGAGGGCAGGGGAGAGAGCGAAGGGGAGCAGGGAATGAGAGCGAATGAGAGTTCGGGCATGATCGTGGATGTGGCATCCGCGATTGATCCAGGGCTGGGGCCGGGGTTGCTGGAGTCCGTGTCTGAGGCGACGATGGTGGATGAACTGAAACGCAGAGGGCTGGCCGTCGAAACACAGCAAGGGATTCCGGTGATCGATGACGACGAGAAATTCGATCTTGACTTCCGCGCCGATCTGATCGTCGACCGCCTGGTCCTTATTGAATTGAAGTCCATCGAGGAGGTTGCCCCCGTCCATCGCATGCAACTGCTTACCGACCTCCGCCTCACCGGCCTCCGTCTCGGACTCCTTCTCAATTTCAATGTCGCCTTGAACAAAGACGGCATCACCCGCGTCGTGAACGGCCTCCACGAACCTCTCTCTTCTCCCTCTTTCCTCCTCTTATCGCGTCTCTGCGTCTCTGCGCGAGGTCCCTCCCCATGTCCACCCCCCGCCAAACCCTCACCTACCTCCGCCACCTTTTCGGCCACCGCGGCATCGCCCCCAACCGTCGGTACGGCCAAAATTTCCTGA
- a CDS encoding methyltransferase domain-containing protein, which translates to MSPELIALIRCRSCRAALEPIPDPERAATLRCVGCDASYPIVSGVPRLAEHPYVASFGRQWNRYDVVRDEEDEAVFQVKTGVDPKSLAGKLVLDAGCGGGRYARLLARMGATVLGVDLSDAVDQAAKATAEFPNAAIVQADLLDLPLAESAFDLVFSIGVLHHSPDPRRAFAEIARRVKPGGRLAVWLYRKNTPPQEWINSGLRIFTSRMPAGALEPISAGLGVLGSIPVLKQTLNKVFNFSNHSDWTLRVCDNFDWYAPTYQSHHTVAELRSWFAAEGFGDLTELRPLKAGRVYDWAYDHNLIIGSGVNVAGTRLGG; encoded by the coding sequence ATGAGCCCCGAACTAATCGCCCTCATCCGCTGCCGATCGTGTCGAGCCGCCCTGGAGCCGATTCCGGACCCGGAGCGAGCGGCAACCTTGCGCTGCGTCGGTTGTGACGCCTCGTATCCGATCGTCTCCGGCGTGCCCAGGCTCGCCGAACACCCCTACGTCGCCAGCTTCGGCCGCCAGTGGAACCGCTACGACGTGGTCCGCGACGAGGAAGACGAGGCCGTTTTCCAGGTCAAGACCGGGGTCGATCCGAAAAGTCTCGCCGGCAAGCTCGTGCTCGACGCCGGGTGCGGCGGCGGCCGATACGCCCGCCTGCTCGCCCGGATGGGGGCGACCGTGCTCGGCGTCGACCTGAGCGACGCCGTCGACCAGGCCGCAAAGGCCACCGCCGAGTTCCCCAACGCGGCAATCGTTCAGGCCGACCTGCTCGACCTGCCGCTGGCCGAGTCGGCCTTCGACCTCGTCTTCTCGATCGGCGTCCTGCACCACAGCCCCGACCCGCGTCGGGCCTTTGCCGAGATCGCCCGCCGCGTCAAGCCCGGCGGCCGCCTGGCCGTCTGGCTCTACCGCAAGAACACCCCACCGCAGGAGTGGATCAACAGCGGCCTGCGCATTTTCACCTCCCGGATGCCCGCCGGTGCCCTTGAGCCGATCAGTGCGGGACTCGGCGTGCTCGGCAGCATTCCCGTTTTGAAACAAACACTCAACAAGGTCTTCAACTTCTCCAACCACTCCGACTGGACCCTCCGCGTCTGCGACAACTTCGACTGGTACGCCCCCACCTACCAGTCGCACCACACTGTGGCCGAGCTTCGCTCCTGGTTTGCGGCCGAAGGCTTCGGCGACCTCACCGAGCTGCGCCCCTTGAAGGCAGGGCGCGTGTACGATTGGGCGTATGACCACAACCTCATCATCGGCAGCGGCGTGAACGTGGCTGGCACCCGTCTGGGCGGCTGA
- a CDS encoding DUF1559 domain-containing protein → MVLRSRRRSSSAFTLIELLVVIAIIGVLIALLLPAVQSAREAARRMQCTNNLKQIGLGLHNYESTVGSFPIGNALTVLPSQGTTLDDNGWSVPARLFPFMEQAAAYNVANFTIKYSNRQNSTVIAMKVNFLLCPSEVNTEPEDPRYHLGSYGFSQGSWYIWNPQGPKPTGMFGINFARKLADIKDGTSNTVVASEGKTFQPNLRSCSGITGTPNIAPSPQEMRQIIANGFNQCRSDRGPGKTRWSNFNSYYSGLTFALPPNPKSTAGPNNVDFDLISVDENDAWPTFAAVSARSWHPGGVNALFADGSVRFIKETIDPFAWRALGTVNGGEVISADQY, encoded by the coding sequence ATGGTTCTCCGTTCGCGACGCCGATCTTCGTCTGCCTTTACCCTGATCGAGCTGCTGGTGGTCATCGCGATCATCGGCGTCCTGATTGCCCTCCTGCTGCCCGCGGTCCAGTCGGCGCGGGAGGCCGCCCGCCGGATGCAGTGCACCAACAACCTGAAGCAGATCGGCCTCGGATTGCACAATTATGAAAGCACGGTCGGCAGCTTCCCGATCGGCAACGCCCTGACGGTGCTTCCCAGCCAGGGGACGACCCTCGACGACAATGGCTGGAGCGTGCCGGCCCGCCTCTTTCCCTTCATGGAGCAGGCCGCCGCGTACAACGTGGCGAACTTCACCATCAAGTACAGCAACCGGCAAAACAGCACGGTCATTGCCATGAAGGTCAATTTCCTGCTCTGCCCGAGCGAGGTCAACACCGAGCCGGAAGACCCGCGCTACCACCTCGGCAGCTACGGCTTCAGCCAGGGGAGCTGGTACATCTGGAACCCGCAGGGCCCTAAGCCCACGGGCATGTTCGGCATCAACTTCGCGCGGAAGCTGGCCGACATCAAGGATGGCACCTCGAACACGGTCGTGGCCTCGGAAGGGAAGACCTTTCAGCCGAACCTGAGGAGCTGCTCGGGAATTACCGGTACGCCGAACATTGCACCTTCGCCTCAGGAAATGCGTCAGATCATCGCCAACGGGTTCAATCAGTGCCGCTCCGACCGCGGTCCGGGCAAGACGCGCTGGTCGAACTTCAACAGCTACTACAGCGGCCTGACTTTCGCCTTGCCGCCGAACCCGAAGTCTACCGCCGGCCCGAACAACGTCGACTTTGACCTGATCTCCGTCGACGAGAACGACGCCTGGCCGACCTTCGCCGCCGTCTCGGCCCGGAGCTGGCACCCGGGAGGGGTCAACGCCCTCTTCGCCGACGGCTCGGTCCGGTTCATCAAGGAGACGATCGACCCCTTCGCCTGGCGGGCCCTCGGAACCGTCAACGGCGGCGAGGTCATCTCGGCAGATCAGTATTGA
- a CDS encoding riboflavin synthase yields the protein MFTGLVEVLGRMDRVVEEDNGRRFVIRWPGLSPEAPMTLGESVAVNGCCLTVVQHDGEVFEVQAGPETLVRTNLGSRRNGDPVNLERSLRVGDRLGGHFVQGHIDTTAELVERRPEGEWDFLRFRLSPKWTPLMVEKGSIAVDGVSLTLVTVGDDDFSVMLIPHTLAVTTLGTLSPGDRVNIETDMLAKHVKKLLGKE from the coding sequence ATGTTTACAGGATTGGTCGAAGTGCTCGGTCGCATGGATCGCGTGGTTGAGGAAGACAACGGCCGCCGCTTCGTCATTCGATGGCCCGGCCTGAGCCCCGAAGCGCCGATGACCCTCGGCGAGAGTGTTGCCGTCAACGGCTGCTGCCTGACGGTCGTCCAGCACGACGGTGAGGTCTTCGAGGTCCAGGCCGGGCCCGAAACCCTTGTGAGGACCAACCTCGGCAGCCGCCGCAACGGCGACCCGGTGAACCTTGAGCGCTCGCTCCGCGTCGGCGACCGCCTCGGCGGCCACTTCGTCCAGGGGCACATTGATACGACCGCCGAACTCGTCGAACGCCGTCCCGAAGGCGAGTGGGACTTCCTCCGCTTCCGGCTCAGCCCGAAATGGACCCCCCTGATGGTCGAAAAAGGGTCGATCGCCGTCGACGGCGTCAGCCTGACCCTCGTCACCGTCGGCGACGATGACTTCTCCGTCATGCTCATCCCGCACACCCTCGCCGTAACGACACTGGGAACCCTCTCCCCCGGCGATCGGGTGAACATCGAGACGGATATGCTGGCAAAGCATGTAAAGAAGCTTTTGGGGAAGGAATGA
- a CDS encoding YkvA family protein yields the protein MNERISRWFRKAEAETGVAPPAEPIVPEVYVGSDQEKNEQYVREGFAAKARSFLSKLPMAEDVAAAYFCMLDPGTPKWVKGVAAAALAYFVLPIDAIVDAIPVVGLMDDVTVLTGALTAISAFITTEHRDKARRWMSSEHIAAPSEAKVTPPRA from the coding sequence ATGAATGAACGCATTTCCCGATGGTTCCGGAAGGCCGAGGCCGAGACGGGGGTGGCTCCTCCGGCCGAGCCGATCGTGCCGGAGGTCTACGTAGGCAGCGACCAGGAGAAGAACGAGCAGTACGTCCGCGAAGGCTTCGCGGCCAAGGCCCGCTCGTTCCTCTCGAAACTGCCGATGGCCGAGGATGTTGCCGCGGCCTACTTCTGCATGCTCGACCCGGGCACGCCAAAGTGGGTGAAGGGGGTGGCCGCCGCGGCGTTGGCGTACTTCGTGCTGCCGATTGATGCGATTGTCGACGCCATTCCCGTTGTCGGCCTGATGGACGACGTGACGGTGCTGACCGGGGCCTTGACGGCCATCTCCGCCTTCATCACAACGGAGCACCGCGACAAGGCCCGCCGCTGGATGTCGAGCGAGCACATCGCGGCGCCCTCCGAGGCAAAGGTGACGCCGCCGCGCGCCTGA
- a CDS encoding aldo/keto reductase — protein MMSPIHRRGFLAGTAAAGAAVALANTSHASGAARPLNRLPDGPTDTVTLGNTGIEVSLIGMGTGSNGVNQSSNQTKLGVKECARLIRHAFDSGIRFFDVADQYGSHHYLREALKGIPRDQYVIQTKTHANDFREAKSHLERFRMELGVDYVDTLLLHCMQTADWTDKKAGAMEYISEAKEAGLVRAHGVSCHGMDPLRVAAQTPWVEVDLARVNPEAVAMDSADPSEVTDQLRIMHNAGKGVIGMKICGNGQFKEPERRDASLRFVFGLGIVDAIVVGLESTEQVDDLLSRAQSALNFVRSERA, from the coding sequence ATGATGTCGCCGATCCACCGCCGAGGGTTCCTCGCCGGGACCGCCGCAGCCGGGGCCGCCGTCGCGCTGGCGAACACGAGCCACGCTTCGGGTGCGGCCCGACCGCTGAACCGCCTGCCCGACGGTCCGACCGACACCGTTACACTGGGCAACACCGGCATCGAGGTCTCCCTGATCGGCATGGGGACCGGCAGCAACGGCGTGAACCAGTCGAGCAACCAGACGAAGCTGGGGGTGAAGGAGTGCGCGCGGTTGATTCGGCACGCCTTTGACTCGGGCATCCGGTTCTTCGACGTGGCCGACCAGTACGGCAGCCACCATTATTTGCGCGAGGCGCTCAAGGGGATCCCCCGAGACCAGTACGTCATTCAGACCAAGACCCACGCGAACGACTTCCGAGAGGCCAAGAGCCACCTGGAACGCTTCCGCATGGAGCTGGGTGTCGATTATGTCGATACGCTGCTGCTTCACTGCATGCAGACGGCCGACTGGACCGACAAGAAGGCCGGCGCGATGGAATACATCAGCGAGGCCAAGGAAGCCGGCCTGGTACGTGCCCACGGCGTGAGCTGCCACGGCATGGACCCGCTGCGGGTGGCCGCGCAGACCCCCTGGGTTGAGGTCGATCTGGCCCGCGTCAATCCGGAAGCGGTGGCGATGGACAGCGCCGACCCGAGCGAAGTGACCGACCAGCTTCGCATCATGCACAACGCCGGGAAGGGCGTGATCGGCATGAAGATTTGCGGCAACGGCCAGTTCAAGGAACCGGAGCGGCGCGATGCCTCGCTGCGGTTCGTCTTCGGGCTGGGGATTGTGGATGCGATCGTCGTCGGGCTGGAATCGACCGAGCAGGTGGACGACCTGCTCAGCCGGGCGCAGAGCGCCCTGAACTTCGTCCGGAGTGAGCGGGCCTGA